A genomic region of Papaver somniferum cultivar HN1 chromosome 7, ASM357369v1, whole genome shotgun sequence contains the following coding sequences:
- the LOC113299272 gene encoding squamosa promoter-binding-like protein 8, which translates to MMNKYISNGDGDNEICNTNNPSMVSFVGLDTNNQKHFGEWETNNISSHHQQHRHHQPTATNNNNNHNTVNPNFLNSSSTTNNNIFENFNNNFLSTTPHSSTLFPSNNFFSPTSSSSTYNNNNNSTQFLDFPPSSSTSTNFFLKNKPQLNSSSSFDGSGLYYNSINNDYRRIGLNLGHRTYFSSRESTMMLDRLVRRPRGFYLENQVPRCQAEGCNVELTHAKHYHRRHKVCEFHSKATKVVAGGIEQRFCQQCSRFHVLAEFDESKRSCRKRLADHNRRRRKPHQPSGPYNETSSSSSAVKPVASENETGNLQMGSSSSRSLSELVAAQDHNSNQQQDMSLSSSSATLSLMIPKCTTTTNNNNHKSIPTTKAADTSSLMTHFISNSCSPPSSGPHHSPHEHNPSQPFISTEANSPSAVSLSSYQNLFFPNVNSNERHHRVEDDHEEELTLQQSAADQHGASTTSEIDHEDLHNLLHLRQAMFGVEFV; encoded by the exons ATGATGAACAAATACATCTCAAATGGTGATGGTGATAATGAGATCTGTAACACTAACAACCCATCAATGGTATCATTTGTAGGGTTAGATACTAACAATCAAAAGCATTTTGGAGAATGGGAGACAAACAACATTTCTAGTCATCATCAGCAGCACCGTCATCACCAACCTACAGctacaaacaacaacaacaaccacaacactgtaaaccctaattttctaaACTCATCATCAACAACCAACAACAACATCTTTGAGAATTTCAACAACAATTTTTTATCAACAACTCCTCATTCCTCAACATTATTTCCTTCCAACAATTTCTTCTCACCAACATCATCTTCAAGTACTTATAACAATAATAACAACTCAACCCAATTTCTTGATTTCCCACCATCTTCTTCTACTTCGACAAATTTCTTCTTAAAAAACAAACCACAACTTAATTCTAGTAGTAGTTTTGATGGGTCGGGATTATATTATAACAGTATAAACAATGATTATAGAAGAATTGGGTTAAATCTTGGTCATAGAACATATTTTTCTTCGAGAGAATCAACCATGATGCTCGATCGACTAGTTAGAAGACCAAGAGGGTTTTATCTGGAAAATCAAGTCCCTAGATGTCAAGCAGAAGGTTGTAACGTTGAGCTTACACATGCTAAACATTATCATAGAAGACATAAGGTTTGTGAGTTTCATTCTAAGGCTACTAAAGTTGTTGCTGGTGGTATTGAGCAAAGATTTTGCCAACAATGCAGCAG ATTTCATGTATTGGCTGAGTTTGATGAATCAAAAAGAAGCTGTAGAAAACGTTTGGCTGATCACAATCGTAGAAGAAGAAAGCCTCATCAACCCTCTGGTCCATACAATGaaacctcttcctcctcttctgctGTTAAACCTGTTGCTTCTGAAAATG AAACAGGAAATTTACAGATGGGTTCGTCATCATCAAGATCATTATCAGAATTAGTAGCAGCTCAAGATCATAATAGTAACCAACAACAAGATATGTCTCTATCATCTTCATCAGCCACACTTTCTCTGATGATCCCAAaatgcaccaccaccaccaacaacaacaatcacaaaTCAATTCCTACTACAAAAGCTGCAGATACATCGTCACTGATGACCCACTTCATCAGTAATAGTTGTTCACCTCCTAGTAGTGGCCCACACCATTCTCCTCATGAACATAATCCATCACAACCGTTCATATCCACCGAGGCTAATTCTCCTAGTGCAGTTTCGTTGTCTTCTTATCAGAATCTGTTCTTTCCTAACGTTAACTCTAATGAACGACATCACCGTGTGGAAGACGATCACGAGGAGGAGTTAACGTTACAACAATCAGCTGCAGATCAGCATGGCGCGTCTACAACGTCAGAAATTGATCATGAGGACTTGCACAATCTATTGCATTTGCGTCAGGCGATGTTCGGTGTTGAATTTGTTTGA
- the LOC113299274 gene encoding uncharacterized protein LOC113299274 yields the protein MALASSQQSFLTNTLVSSIAIHRPKSMSISSSSTIVSSKSSSNNNQNDPSSSPTRNEKHMKLAKIALVALAAGALTLGSVHDEALAAKSGGRIGGQAFRPSAPRPSAPRISNSRRTNIYVNPPVAPPLGGYGYGYGVPYYGGWGWSPFSFFAPGPAVAVGYGGGFELFGLFMFLGAAAAVVRRFSRSSRNDDEDDDY from the exons ATGGCTCTTGCTTCCTCACAGCAAAGTTTTTTGACCAATACCTTGGTTTCATCAATTGCAATCCACAGACCAAAATCCATGAGCatttcatcttcatcaacaatagtttcatcaaaatcatcttCTAACAACAACCAAAATGATCCATCATCATCACCAACTAG AAATGAGAAACATATGAAATTGGCGAAAATCGCTTTGGTAGCATTAGCAGCGGGAGCATTAACACTTGGGTCAGTTCATGATGAGGCGTTGGCGGCAAAGTCGGGAGGTAGAATTGGTGGCCAAGCATTTAGACCATCGGCACCTCGGCCTTCGGCCCCTAGAATCAGTAATTCGAG AAGGACAAACATTTACGTCAACCCTCCAGTAGCGCCACCACTCGGTGGATATGGTTACGGATACGGTGTCCCATACTACGGCGGATGGGGATGGTCACCCTTCTCGTTTTTTGCACCGGGTCCAGCTGTAGCTGTTGGATATGGTGGAGGATTTGAGCTTTTTGGGCTGTTTATGTTTCTGGGTGCAGCAGCTGCTGTGGTTAGGAGATTCAGTCGATCATCAAGGAACGAcgatgaggatgatgattattaA